The stretch of DNA AACTGCCCACAGCATTCCTCCGTCAGGCCATTGTTTCTTAGGCTGTGAGGGAATGGCAAAGAGATAGAATAGTTATGTGTTGACTGGTGTTCAACAGGTGATGGGCAGAATAAGGCAGCCACAGGCTTCCAAAGCCTTATGAAAGGCTAATGCTGGTGTTAGTGGATATGGGTTGCTAtgcctagttgctatgggtggctgtgcctagttgctatgggtggctATGCATAGTTGCTACGGGTGGCTATGTATAGTTGCTATGGGTGGCTGTGCATAGTGGCTATGCCTAGCTGCTATGGGTGGCTATGCATAGTTGCTACGGGTGGCTAtgcctagttgctatgggtggctatgcctagttgctatgggtggctATGCATAGTTGCTACGGGTGGCTATGCATAGTTGCTACGGGTGGCTAtgcctagttgctatgggtggctatgtatagttgctatgggtggctgtgcctagttgctatgggtggctATGCATAGTTGCTACGGGTGGCTATGTATAGTTGCTATGGGTGGCTATGTATAGTTGCTATGGGTGGCTGTGCATAGTTGCTATGGGTGGCTAtgcctagttgctatgggtggctatgtatagttgctatgggtggctatgcatagttgctatgggtggctatgtatagttgctatgggtggctatgcctagttgctatgggtggctgtgcatagttgctatgggtggctgtgcatagttgctatgggtggctatgcatagttgctatgggtggctattcatagttgctatgggtggctgtgcatagttgctatgggtggctatgcctagttgctatgggtggctatgtatagttgctatgggtggctatgcatagttgctatgggtggctgtgcatagttgctatgggtggctatgtatagttgctatgggtggctatgcatagttgctatgggtggctatgcatagttgctatgggtggctgtgcatagttgctatgggtggctatgcctagttgctatgggtggctATGTATAGTTGCTATTGGTGGCTATGCATAGTTGCTATGGGTGGCTATGCATAGTTGCTATGGGTGGCTATGTATAGTTGCTATGGGTGGCTAtgcctagttgctatgggtggctATGTATAGTTACTATGGGTGGCTATGCATAGTTGCTATGGGTGGCTATGCATAGTTGCTATGGGTGGCTAtgcctagttgctatgggtggctATGCATAGTTGCTATGAGTGGCTGTgcatagttgctatgggttgctattgCAGTGTTTGTAAATGGACGTCTCTATTTAGAAACTATAGTAAATAATTCGAGGAACACAACAGAATTAATACAAATGACTACAGAAAAGAGATTTTGGGCCGACTTACCTCAACTTCTTGATTCTGCACTGTGGGTGGGTTAACATAGAATAAATGAATTCAACGTCTTCATCTCGTAGATTATTGGTAGCGAGACTGTAGGAAACACAATGAGGATATTTTAtcacttcactcacactttactgctgcgctgcaagttggagtgatatccccccccctcacccccagcagctgatcagcagaacaatgggaagggagcaagatagcagctcccagtaggtatcagaatagcactcaatagtaagaaatccaaatctggcttgggactcctccagttacatgggagtaggagaaacaataggttagctgaaagcagttctaatgtgtagcgctggctgaaagctcagactcaggcacactttactgccgcgctgcaagttggagtgatatccccccctcccccacagcagccgatcagcagaatgggaagggagcaagatagcagctcccagtaggtatcagaatagcactcaatagtaagaaatccaagtccggcttgggactcctccagttacatgggagtaggagaaacaataggttagctgaaagcagttctaatgtgtagcgctggctgaaagctcagactcaggcacactttactgctgcgctgcaagttggagtgatatccccccccctcacccccagcagccgatcagcagaacaatgggaagggagcaagatagcagctcccagtaggtatcagaatagcactcaatagtaagaaatccaagtccggcttgggactcctccagttacatgggagtaggagaaacaataggtttagctgaaagcagttctaatgtgtagcgctggctgaaagctcagactcaggcacaaggcactgagatggcgcctacacaccaatattacagctacaaatacatttgttggttcaagtataaaaggttaaatggcagagggaattatttgctgtgtaacagtgtcatttagaaataaaaaagtaccccataaatatcataacAGAATCCCATGAAGCATACCTGAGATCTATAACGGTATGTAGAGCTGGTGCAATCCTTCCCAGTCCTTCTGTCTGAATAAAACAGGCACCAAGGTTTAGAAGTTCTGTTTCCCTACAGGATTCCAGGATGAAAGCCAACACTGTGCAGTCCAGAGGCGCCAGGTGGAATTCAGAAAACTCAAATCTTCCGTTGGAGCCCAGGGACGAAGACACCAGGCCTTTGTTTTGGGACTCGGTGAGGCAGGCAAAGATGTTGAGAATCTTCCTCTTGTCGGCATCGGGCCTCTCCGGATTCCACACTTGGGTAACAGCACTCTGCAGAAACCTGATAACATCCTTGGAAGCCGGAGTGGATAAATCCCCTACGTGTGCCTTCAGCCTGGCTCTGGTGTTGATGTGGGAGAGTCCACATACAAAACGTAGAAAGATTTCCCCACGCCCATCTTCATATGATTTAGCCTTCAGCAGGGAGTCTTGTAGCCTATCAGGGGAGTAGTCAAGATAGTGAAGCAAGGCAGCCATGAACTCCTGTATGGTTAGATGCAAGAAGGAACGCGGCCCTTGATCACATTCTACCATAAAGCTAGACAGAAAGCGTGAGTGGGTGTCCACCCCAAAACTGCGCAACGCCTCATCATCAAACGCAAGATTATGATTCATGACTCCATCTTCTGCCAGCCGTGCAATGGATCTCAGCATTTCACCGTCCACATCGTGACTGTGATTGGCTAAGACATTGGCCACAAACATCACGAAGAGCTGCGTCACGGTTTGGGGACGATTTTGGTTTTGATCAGAACAAGTTGATAGCACCGTGCAAATGATCCAGCAGTAGGACGGGATGTAGCAGAAGGTGTATAGGATTCCGTTTTCTCTTACGTAATTAAAAACGCTCTCGGCTACTTCGGGGTTCCTAAAAAACTTTTGAAAATATTCTTCCCTTTGTTTGGGAAAAAATCCCATAATTTCAGATATCCTGTGAAAACACCGAGTTTCAGTCGTTGCTAGGTTGCTCGGGCGGCTGGTTATTAGGACGGAGCAGCCGGTAAGAAGCGTCTGATTGGCCAAGCTGGACACAATCACACTTACAGCTTGTTGGCTATACGGGTTGGCGCAACAGTTATTTGGTTGGAAATTCGTTTGGCTTTTGCTTTCATCTAAACCGTCGAAAATAAACAGCAGTTGGGTAGGATGTTTAAAGATTGTGTCAAGCTGACTGTGTAGATAGGGATATTCATCAACGATCATCTGTGCCAGGCTCAGCTCCTCCTTATTATTGAGATCCCGGAATTTGAAGAagaagacaaaggcaaatctctGGTAGAGGTTCCCATTGGCCCAGTCATAGACAAACTTCTGCATTAATGTGGTTTTCCCCACCCCTGGCACTCCGCTCACCAGCACTGCCTGTGGCACACATCTCTTTCTGTGGCACCAGCGGAACAGCCGGTTAGGGCTAATCCTCTCCAGGTTACTCTGAGCTCTCTGTAAGTAATGTTCATGGATTCCCCCTGTTGCAATCACTTCATTCTCACTGCGGGCCCTTAGCTGATGGCTGGAGACCACAATGAGGTCTAAATAGCGACTAGATATGTTGAATTTCTGATGCTCCGAGTTTAATCCTGGGGCGACGTGCTCTTTCAGATATTCCGTTTTCTCCCATAGATTGCGCTTGTGCTGCGACTGGCAGTCTGggtaataaacaataaaaacatctACTGATGTTATTGTGTATTGAAAGCATAACTTTACCCCGaaatgtggccatacaccaggggtgggcaaacattttggctcaggggccacattgacttttagaATTTGACAGACCGGGCCAGCACCAGATGCGTAACAACGTGTTGTGCGTCACTGCACAATCCTCTATTTGTAGCAGCAACAACCCTGATACATTTGTGCAAAAAGGGTTATCTGTGCATGTGAATTTGCAGGGATATTTGAGTATATTTTCTATGGCTTTCTCTTATCGTTATTTATTCATAGCaccctaaataaataaattcacagAGCTGCTGGTGTACTACTATATCTAAATCAAACAGCAAACACCCATAAAAAACCTTGTGTTTATATTGGATATAAATAACTCAGCGGAGAGAAATGAGTCCCGGAGCTACAATGTCTGTGGGTGGAAGGGAAAGGGGAGTAAAAACTCCTGTTTTTCAATGCAgcgcgggccagattaaaaagaccaacgggccggatgtggcccacggccgtagtttgcccacccctgccatacactgtaagatctgcttctttggcgaggttgccaatcgagtggatcttctcctgatatacccacttacgggtgggcgatattgggctaattcgatcggtGGAATTAAAAAGTCGGGCATAGGcgccgtcggttcggggaccgcatgtAGCGTCCGATCCGAAAGAaacatttcaggccagatgttggtggggcaggcccgttgttggtgcccatacatggatagataagctgccgaatccgcCTAAAGGACCGATGTTGGCAGCTGAAAggtggtatggccaccttaagatgtgTATTGTGAAACAGAGAATGGCTCTTGAAATATCTAGCATGTTGCAGAAAAcagtcttaaggtgcccatacactttcagatccgcacctacgggtgggtgatatcgggagaatccaggccaaatgatcgaattataacgacaggtataggcaaagtcggttcggggaccacatcaatgagccgatgcggcccccgatccaactagattttttaacctgcccaatcgagatctgcccgattttgggccagatatcggtcgggcaggcccgtcggtagtgcccatacacgggccgatcagtctaagggacccatatcggcagctagaatcggcccgtgtatgggacctttacaataaaaattacatttacaaataaccaaagccattaaatacattaaaggggtggttcaccttcaagttaacgtttagtacgttataaaatggccagtgcttagcaacttttcaattgcccttcattatttattttctatagtttttggattatttgccttcttcttctgatctctttccagcttccaaatggggggtcactgaccccggcagccaaaatactattgctctgtgaggcttcaatgttttgttattgtcattttgtttcttttcagaGGATTGCCTGTCAATATTCTAGTCTTTCATTcgaagcactgcctggttgccagggtaatttggaacctagcaaccagatagctgctgaaattccaaactggagcgctgctgaaaaagaaaaactaaataattcaaaaactacaaataataaaaaatgaagaccaactgcaaatagtctcagaatattacagaACAACCCCTATATAGGGGGTATGTCATATACATGACATAAATGAATCTTCTGTAGCTTTAAGAGCTATATTATTCCAGTACATTAATACTGTCAGATTCACCCAATGCTTCTGTCAAGACTTCTTCGTAGCCAAACTGCCACTTAAAGCCTGGGCTACTGGGGAACCAAATACAATTTTCCAGAACATTTTTGCTTTTACCTTTCAGGTCCTTGGGTAGATCGTGGCCATTTTTGTCCAATGAAATGAAATGTGCCAGATCGTGGTCTAcggtaaaaaacaaaaacaacaacaaataaagaAGAGTTTCCTTCTAAAGATATCTAAAGACAGATGTTGAGTTCCTAAGAGATAACGGCTTAGGTCTGGAGAAAGCCAAACAGAATAGAAGTATTGTGGTGTGTCTGGCACTCAtttgctcttaaaggaacagtaacactaccgctgtgtagccccgggggtatttatataaactatagtagggtttctgtagcaaacaccccagctgtaccggtgcaggaacggctgcccccggggctacacagcggggtatttatataaactatagtagggtttctgtagcaaacaccccagctgtaccggtgcaggaacggctgcccccggggctacacagcggggtatttatataaactatagtagggtttctgtagcaaacaccccagctgtaccagtgcaggaatggctgcccccggggctacacagcggggtatttatataaactatagtagggtttctgtagcaaacaccccagctgtaccagtgcaggaatggctgcccccggggctacacagtggggtatttatataaactatagtagggtttctgtagcaaacaccccagctgtaccagtgcaggaatggctgccccggggctacacagcggggtatttatataaactatagtagtgtttctgtagcaaacaccccagctgtaccggtgcaggaacggctgcccccggggctacacagcggggtatttatataaactatagtagggtttctgtagcaaacaccccagctgtaccggtgcaggaatggctgcccccggggctacacagcggggtatttatataaactatagtaggatttctgtagcaaacaccccagctgtaccagtgcaggaatggctgcccccagggctacacagcggggtatttatataaactatagtagggtttctgtagcaaacaccccagctgtaccagtgcaggaatggctgcccccggggctacacagcggggtatttatataaactatagtagggtttctgtagcaaacaccccagctgtaccagtgcaggaacggctgcccccggggctacacagcggggtatttatataaactatagtagggtttctgtagcaaacaccccagctgtaccagtgcaggaatggctgccccggggctacacagcggggtatttatataaactatagtagggtttctgtagcaaacaccccatctgtaccagtgcaggaatggctgcccccggggctacacagcgggggtatttatataaactatagtagggtttctgtagcaaacaccccagctgtaccagtgcaggaacggctgcccccggggctacacagcggggtatttatataaactatagtagggtttctgtagcaaacaccccagctgtaccggtgcaggaacggctgcccccggggctacacagcggggtatttatataaactatagtagggtttctgtagcaaacaccccagctgtaccagtgcaggaatggctgccccggggctacacagcggggtatttatataaactatagtagggtttctgtagcaaacaccccagctgtaccagtgcaggaacggctgcccccggggctacacagcggggtatttatataaactatagtaggtttctgtagcaaacaccccagctgtaccggtgcaggaatggctgccccggggctacacagcggggtatttatataaactatagtagggtttctgtagcaaacaccccagctgtaccagtgcaggaatggctgcccccggggctacacagcggggtatttatataaactatagtagggtttctgtagcaaacaccccagctgtaccagtgcaggaatggctgcccccggggctacacagcggggtatttatataaactatagtagggtttctgtagcaaacaccccagctgtaccaatgcaggaatggctgcccccggggctacacagcggggtatttatataaactatagtagggtttctgtagcaaacaccccagctgtaccagtgcaggaatggctgcccccggggctacacagcggggtatttatataaactatagtagggtttctgtagcaaacaccccagctgtaccagtgcaggaatggctgcccccggggctacacagcggggtatttatataaactatagtagggtttctgtagcaaacaccccagctgtaccagtgcaggaacggctgcccccggggctacacagcggggtatttatataaactatagtagggtttctgtagcaaacaccccagctgtaccagtgcaggaatggctgccccggggctacacagcggggtatttatataaactatagtagggtttctgtagcaaacaccccatctgtaccagtgcaggaatggctgcccccggggctacacagcggggtatttatataaactatagtagggtttctgtagcaaacaccccagctgtaccagtgcaggaatggctgcccccggggctacacagcggggtatttatataaactatagtagggtttctgtagcaaacaccccagctgtaccggtgcaggaatggctgcccccggggctacacagcggggtatttatataaactatagtaggatttctgtagcaaacaccccagctgtaccagtgcaggaatggctgcccccggggctacacagcagggtatttatataaactatagtagggtttctgtagcaaacaccccagctgtaccagtgcaggaatggctgcccccggggctacacagcggggtatttatataaactatagtagggtttctgtagcaaacaccccagctgtaccagtgcaggaatggctgcccccggggctacacagcggggtatttatataaactatagtagggtttctgtagcaaacaccccagctgtaccagtgcaggaatggctgcccccggggctacacagcagggtatttatataaactatagtagggtttctgtagcaaacaccccagctgtaccagtgcaggaacggctgcccccggggctacacagcggggtatttatataaactatagtagggtttctgtagcaaacaccccagctgtaccagtgcaggaatggctgccccggggctacacagcggggtatttatataaactatagtagggtttctgtagcaaacaccccatctgtaccagtgcaggaatggctgcccccggggctacacagcggggtatttatataaactatagtagggtttctgtagcaaacaccccagctgtaccagtgcaggaacggctgcccccggggctacacagcggggtatttatataaactatagtagggtttctgtagcaaacaccccagctgtaccggtgcaggaatggctgcccccggggctacacagcggggtatttatataaactatagtagggtttctgtagcaaacaccccagctgtaccggtgcaggaatggctgccccggggctacacagcggggtatttatataaactatagtagggtttctgtagcaaacaccccagctgtaccaatgcaggaatggctgcccccggggctacacagcggggtatttatataaactgtagtagggtttctgtagcaaacaccccagctgtaccagtgcaggaatggctgcccccggggctacacagcggggtatttatataaactatagtagggtttctgtagcaaacaccccagctgtaccagtgcaggaatggctgcccccggggc from Xenopus tropicalis strain Nigerian chromosome 8, UCB_Xtro_10.0, whole genome shotgun sequence encodes:
- the LOC101730955 gene encoding NACHT, LRR and PYD domains-containing protein 12, whose protein sequence is MEEFRGTVVTDRERQQFRERLEQYEDRQLNQFHEYFQQDLIYIVESLDTLSLLGELKVRTGINVERYQSIKKQCGASAFAEMLVEDIYESGRDAVLGLWESLFVLQNDHPHPNLLGALDEISQQDHDLAHFISLDKNGHDLPKDLKDCQSQHKRNLWEKTEYLKEHVAPGLNSEHQKFNISSRYLDLIVVSSHQLRARSENEVIATGGIHEHYLQRAQSNLERISPNRLFRWCHRKRCVPQAVLVSGVPGVGKTTLMQKFVYDWANGNLYQRFAFVFFFKFRDLNNKEELSLAQMIVDEYPYLHSQLDTIFKHPTQLLFIFDGLDESKSQTNFQPNNCCANPYSQQAVSVIVSSLANQTLLTGCSVLITSRPSNLATTETRCFHRISEIMGFFPKQREEYFQKFFRNPEVAESVFNYVRENGILYTFCYIPSYCWIICTVLSTCSDQNQNRPQTVTQLFVMFVANVLANHSHDVDGEMLRSIARLAEDGVMNHNLAFDDEALRSFGVDTHSRFLSSFMVECDQGPRSFLHLTIQEFMAALLHYLDYSPDRLQDSLLKAKSYEDGRGEIFLRFVCGLSHINTRARLKAHVGDLSTPASKDVIRFLQSAVTQVWNPERPDADKRKILNIFACLTESQNKGLVSSSLGSNGRFEFSEFHLAPLDCTVLAFILESCRETELLNLGACFIQTEGLGRIAPALHTVIDLSLATNNLRDEDVEFIYSMLTHPQCRIKKLSLRNNGLTEECCGQLAWAIKENTSLRDLDLSKNKLAGEDFYQLLEVFSDPTCQIEHLALQEAKLTPEYTESFLSLTNNRNLTHLNISSNFFGDAGYPHIQKLILEHPSLREIKVGMNDFSEQTERNLLRLKGHQPNMTINL